The Blochmannia endosymbiont of Colobopsis nipponica genome has a segment encoding these proteins:
- a CDS encoding anthranilate synthase component 1 yields MTFVFHNIELIEETAQYHDDPTMIFHQLCGQRTSTLLLESSEINKKRNLESMMIIDTALRISASGSIVTIKAITNNGAALLLLLDMMLPTEVKIYPFKNGRKLIFPTITPITDEDTNLKSISIFDCLRLLTKIIKQPISTAKTIFLGGLFSYDLVSYFEPIPIQTKGPRCPDYCFYLAETLLIMDHQKNTSKIQISLFTNNSCEKIRLQQRIKKLKQQLCCKKFKPIPSKSRNNLTIKYNKNDAEYSEIIKNVQNKIREGEIFQAVPSRKFFLPCPSPLATYQTLKINNPSPYMFFMQDEIFTLFGASPESSLKYNSDNRQIEIYPIAGTRPRGRNNDGTLNIDLDNRIECEMRSDHKELAEHLMLVDLARNDLARVCEPGSRYITDLIKVDRYPFVMHLVSKVVGKLNANLDALHAYRACMNMGTLSGAPKVRAMQIIAEIEGERRGSYGGAIGYLTDNGTLDTCIVIRSAYIENGIATVQTGAGIVLDSIPQEEAEESRNKALSVLNAIIKTHTCTS; encoded by the coding sequence ATGACATTCGTCTTTCACAATATAGAACTAATAGAAGAAACAGCTCAATACCATGATGATCCTACTATGATATTTCATCAATTGTGCGGACAACGCACATCAACATTACTATTGGAATCTTCAGAAATTAACAAAAAACGCAATTTAGAAAGTATGATGATAATAGATACTGCTTTAAGAATAAGCGCATCAGGCTCGATAGTAACAATAAAAGCAATAACTAATAATGGTGCAGCGTTACTCTTGCTATTAGATATGATGTTGCCAACAGAAGTTAAAATTTATCCATTTAAAAATGGACGTAAATTAATTTTTCCGACAATAACGCCAATAACGGATGAAGATACTAATTTAAAATCAATATCCATTTTCGATTGTTTACGCCTATTAACTAAAATAATCAAACAACCAATAAGCACTGCCAAAACTATATTCTTAGGAGGATTATTTTCTTACGATTTAGTATCGTATTTTGAACCTATACCAATACAAACTAAAGGACCAAGATGTCCAGATTATTGTTTTTATTTAGCTGAAACACTATTGATTATGGATCATCAAAAAAATACATCTAAAATACAAATCAGTTTATTCACAAATAATTCTTGCGAAAAGATCAGACTTCAACAAAGGATAAAAAAATTAAAACAACAACTTTGTTGTAAAAAATTTAAACCTATTCCTTCTAAATCGAGAAACAATTTAACAATCAAATATAATAAAAACGATGCTGAATATAGTGAGATAATAAAAAATGTACAAAACAAGATACGCGAAGGAGAAATTTTCCAAGCAGTCCCGTCTCGTAAATTTTTTCTTCCTTGTCCATCACCACTTGCAACGTATCAAACGTTAAAAATTAATAATCCTAGTCCTTACATGTTTTTTATGCAAGATGAAATATTCACATTATTTGGAGCATCACCAGAAAGTTCCTTAAAATATAATTCCGATAATCGACAAATTGAAATATATCCTATAGCAGGTACACGACCAAGAGGCAGAAACAATGATGGAACACTAAATATAGACCTTGACAATCGTATTGAATGTGAAATGCGTTCGGATCATAAAGAACTAGCAGAACATTTAATGTTAGTAGATTTAGCACGTAACGATTTAGCAAGAGTATGTGAACCAGGCAGTCGTTATATCACTGACCTTATTAAAGTAGATCGTTATCCGTTTGTGATGCATTTAGTTTCTAAGGTTGTGGGGAAATTAAATGCAAATTTAGACGCTTTACATGCTTACCGCGCTTGTATGAACATGGGTACATTAAGTGGCGCTCCAAAAGTTAGAGCCATGCAGATTATAGCGGAAATAGAAGGAGAAAGAAGAGGTAGTTACGGAGGAGCTATCGGTTATTTAACAGATAATGGAACTTTAGATACCTGCATTGTTATTAGATCAGCATATATTGAAAATGGAATAGCAACAGTACAAACGGGTGCTGGAATTGTATTAGATTCTATTCCTCAAGAAGAAGCGGAAGAAAGTAGAAATAAAGCACTCTCTGTTCTGAACGCTATTATCAAAACACATACTTGTACTTCTTAA